TTCTGCCTCTTGGGTATCTATATAGCGCGGTATGTTAAGGTTGTACTCGTTTTTCTCAATCTCGCTAAAAGAGACAAAACGTGCGTACTTTTCTACCTCGGTCTGTGTGTTAAACACATCTACAATCTGGTGAATGTCTTGCTCACGCAGTCGGTTTTTGTTTCCGTCTTTTATAAAGCCTTTGCTGGCGTCCATCATAAAGATGCCCTCGCGGCTGTCTGTATCTTCTTTATCTATCACAATAATACAAGCAGGGATACCGGTACCGTAAAACAAGTTGGCTGGCAAGCCTATCACACCTTTAATCAACTTGCGTTCTATAATGTTTTGTCTAATGGCAGCCTCTGCATTCCCTCTAAAGAGGACACCGTGCGGCAAAATAATAGCGCCTTTACCGGTACTTTTAAGCGATGCGATAATGTGTAGTAAAAAGGCATAATCACCATTTTTATCTGGTGGCACGCCATAGCCTCTAAAACGGTTATACACATCATCTAGCGGTACAATACCACTGTCCCAATTCTTAATAGAAAACGGTGGATTTGCCACTACAAAGTCAAAGCGTTTTAACTGGCCGTTCTCATCTTTAAACTGTGGAGATGCGATGGTATTTTTACCAGCAATAGAAGCTTCTGGATAGCCGTGCAGCCACATATTCATAATGGCAAGCCCTTTAGTCGCTACATCTTTTTCTTGACCGTAGAGTGTTAAGCCATTTTGTGCTTCGCCAGCTACTTTTAATAATAGCGAACCAGAACCACAAGTTGGGTCATAAGCCGTAAACGATGGCTTGTCTGCTTTATGTACATCTATTACTTTAGATAAGATTCTAGATACCTCTGCAGGTGTATAAAATTGCCCTTTACTTTTACCGGACTCCGTTGCAAAGTGACGCATTAAAAACTCGTAGGCATCGCCTAGCACATCATCATCTTCGGCACGGTTGTTTTTAAAGTTAAGCGCAGGGTTTTCAAAAATGGCAATAAGCTTAGAAAGCAGTTCTACCTTCTCTTTACCACTGCCCAGTTTTTCATCATCATTAAAATCTACAATCTCTAGCGAGCCTTCTAGTCCGTTTGATGCAAAAAGCGGTCGTAGTATTTCTTTATTGATACGGTCACCTATGTCTGGTTGCCCTTTAAGCGCCACCATGTCATCAAAAGAAGCACCTTCTGGTACTGCTATAAGACTCATTGCATCGCCCGTATATTTATCACTCACATACTTTACAAAAAGCATCGTAAGTACGTAATCTTTATATTGTGAGGCGTCCATACCGCCAGCACCTCTTAGTTTATCACAGCTTTCCCAAAGGGATGAGTAGAGTTCTGATTTTTTTATTGCCATTTATATCTATAATCTAGGTTATCTTATGAATAGTCAAGCTCTAAAAATATACATCTTTACCCGAGTAGCTCCGTAAATGACGTAGTAATATGACGTTGTACAGTGTTAAAATCTAAATGGTTAAAAGGGATTACCTACAATGGCGCGACTTGAACATCCTGTCATACCAAAACTACTTGTTAAACACTTATAATATATTTTAGTTAAGACGGTTACGCTTTCGCGAAAGCGTGATAGAAAATATTATAGTTTAATACGTACTTTTCACCATCCAAAATAATCCCCAATGACCATAGAAGACCTAGCAGGCACATACACCATCACAGGAAGCAACCAAAGTGCAGATGCAGCGGGTTATGAGGGCGAACTCACACTAGCGCTAGATGAGCACAAAAGAATCGTTGCTACTTGGCTAATAAGTGGTGATCAGCGCCAACAAGGAACTGGTTTCTTTAAGAATAATATTCTGGTAATTAATTTTAATTACAAGGGCGATGACGAGACCATCTACAAAGGTGTCGTAGTCTATCAATGCATCACCAAAGATCTACTAGAAGGCTTCTGGTCAGAAAAACACGGTAATCCGCTATACCTAGGTGAAGAACGCTGCTATAGAAAAGGAGTGCATAAGGAGGTGCTTAATTAGGGTTCTAGTACCGTTGATTTAGCGAGAGATAGGATAGCGAATCGAAAATGAAAACTATAGCAACGCTTCAAAATCATTGTTAATGCTTTCTTTAATTTCCTGAGGTACTTCTAAATCACTCGCTATCTCCATCCATCTTGGGATCAACTCTTGAACATCGGCAATAATCCCTTTTGGATTTTTAATTGCAAATTCCTCGGCAATCGTTAGTACGTCCTTTAGTTGTATCTCAGTACGTTTACCATTTATAGATAAAGCTCTGGAGGTACTTTTGAATGTTAACAAGGGATTGAGCGCATAGGTCAAATCATAAGCGGGTCCTAAGTTCCAGCGGTCATTGTCATTATCATAAATGAAACTATGATTCTTTAAGTGATCATCTACATTTTTAAAGATAAGGTTAAACACCATACGCTTGAACAACTGTTGTAAGTCTTTATGAGGTACTTTTAAACCTAAGGCTACTTTGAAGACATTCTCATAGCTGGAGTTTTCTGGCTGACTTTTAAAATCCCAACCTGTCAAACCTGTAACCGTTAATGCGTGCTGTTTTTTACCATGTTGTCTTTCATATCGTAAGGTGGCAAAATGCTTATGATTAATAAGCTTAGAAGGCATCATATGTATACCAGCTTCTTGCGCAAGCAAGTAATAGGCATATTCTACTTTTTCTTTGTTATAACCTTCGCTATCATCTATATGGAGTTTAACGAGATAATGGTTGTAGTCTTCACTAGTCGCGCTGTCTCCAGCTATTATTTCTCCAGTTTCTTTATGCTCTGACACTAGAATTTTAGGCCTAGCCCCACCAGCCGAAGTTCCTATTTTAAAAACGTTGAGTAGGGAGAGTTCGCTTAATGCTGCTCCTTTAGTATCTTCTTTAAGTTTGAGTACTTTTTCTAAAATGGTAATAACCTGGTTAATATCTACGGTAGTTGTAGTAGGTAATTCTTTGACAGGCTTATATTCTAATGCTCCCATACCACGATCTGCTACATAGGCTAGCTGCTCTAATGGTGTTACTTTTTGAATACCTCGAGCCGTGAGCCATTCTTGAAATATAATATTACCAAAAGTATCTGGTAACGAATCTGCAATCATAGGCGGTAAGCCTTGAAATGTGTCTTGATGATATGCTGTAAATACCTGAGCAGGCTTGATACGCTTGAAGATAAATGGAAATATGTTTGTGTAGGCCCCACTATCTAGAAATGCTGGATTGTATTGAAAAAAAGACTTTCCTTGATCTAAGTCATACCCTAGCTTGCCAATTTCTTGGCCAAAAACAATAATGTCTATGATTTTATCCCTGGTCATCTGCTAGTATAATGAAATATCGTTTTGATTGGTAACAGCCTTGTCTATCTCATTAGTAATAGATTGCAATAAGCCAAAATGATTAGCTACTTTTAAGACATTGTCTAAGGTAGCATTCTTACCATTCTCAATATTTTGAATCGTAGCTCTAGAGATTTCTAAAGTCTCTGCGAGTTCTTCTCGTGATAAGCTATTAGATGTTCGAAATAGCTTGCAGGCCTCTCCAATCTTTACTTTTACGTCCTTTATTGTTATTACATCAATCATAAAATGACTATTATATTAGTTAAATATAGGTAAATAACATCTTAATGACTAATATATTGGTTT
The genomic region above belongs to Dokdonia sp. Dokd-P16 and contains:
- a CDS encoding type II toxin-antitoxin system HipA family toxin, with amino-acid sequence MTRDKIIDIIVFGQEIGKLGYDLDQGKSFFQYNPAFLDSGAYTNIFPFIFKRIKPAQVFTAYHQDTFQGLPPMIADSLPDTFGNIIFQEWLTARGIQKVTPLEQLAYVADRGMGALEYKPVKELPTTTTVDINQVITILEKVLKLKEDTKGAALSELSLLNVFKIGTSAGGARPKILVSEHKETGEIIAGDSATSEDYNHYLVKLHIDDSEGYNKEKVEYAYYLLAQEAGIHMMPSKLINHKHFATLRYERQHGKKQHALTVTGLTGWDFKSQPENSSYENVFKVALGLKVPHKDLQQLFKRMVFNLIFKNVDDHLKNHSFIYDNDNDRWNLGPAYDLTYALNPLLTFKSTSRALSINGKRTEIQLKDVLTIAEEFAIKNPKGIIADVQELIPRWMEIASDLEVPQEIKESINNDFEALL
- a CDS encoding type I restriction-modification system subunit M: MAIKKSELYSSLWESCDKLRGAGGMDASQYKDYVLTMLFVKYVSDKYTGDAMSLIAVPEGASFDDMVALKGQPDIGDRINKEILRPLFASNGLEGSLEIVDFNDDEKLGSGKEKVELLSKLIAIFENPALNFKNNRAEDDDVLGDAYEFLMRHFATESGKSKGQFYTPAEVSRILSKVIDVHKADKPSFTAYDPTCGSGSLLLKVAGEAQNGLTLYGQEKDVATKGLAIMNMWLHGYPEASIAGKNTIASPQFKDENGQLKRFDFVVANPPFSIKNWDSGIVPLDDVYNRFRGYGVPPDKNGDYAFLLHIIASLKSTGKGAIILPHGVLFRGNAEAAIRQNIIERKLIKGVIGLPANLFYGTGIPACIIVIDKEDTDSREGIFMMDASKGFIKDGNKNRLREQDIHQIVDVFNTQTEVEKYARFVSFSEIEKNEYNLNIPRYIDTQEAEDIQDLNAHLNGGIPDGDIDGLQRFWEVYPTLKSHLFSRFRESYSQLNVAASDIKSAIYEHPEFTAYSDELALVFDSWKDKIYDDLQGINEHTAPKKLEKHISEALLHEYNGKPLVNPYAMYQHFMDYWNDMMKDDVYLLAEDGWVAKPNVY
- a CDS encoding helix-turn-helix transcriptional regulator encodes the protein MIDVITIKDVKVKIGEACKLFRTSNSLSREELAETLEISRATIQNIENGKNATLDNVLKVANHFGLLQSITNEIDKAVTNQNDISLY